ATCGATCCATATCTTCTGACCGACGAGACACCGGAACCTGAGGGAGCCGCCTTGAGGCCCTGTTTCTTTAAGCCTGCTTTCTCGAAATACAAAGGCGATCTCTGTGGCGGCGCTCAGATACATATCATCGATCGGCGGAGATTTCGTCCCGTCAGGACCGTCCTCCGGCTGCTTCTTACGATCAAAAGGTTATATCCCGATAAGCTCGTCCTCAACGATCACTTCGATCGTCTCTACGGGACCGAATCGGCCAGAAGGGCGATTGAAGGGGGGGACGGGGTTGAAATTGAGGGGTTGATCGAGAGATGGAAGGGGGAATGTGAGGCTTTTAGGAGCAGGATTGAGCCGATCCTACTTTATCCCTAATATCTGTAGATGTCTTCTCCAGTTTCCCTTGACGATTCCCCTGCCGACGAGGGACTCGATCCGTTTGAGCGATTTCGAATCGATCTGAGGCAACCGGTTTGCCCACGGTGTTCCGGGCAGGGGCATGAAGATATGGGCGTAGGTCACGACGCCCATCCTCCCCATCTCCTCGGCAAACTCGAACGTAGCCTGACGATCCTCCTCGTTCTCGTCCGGGGCAAAAAATATCAGGTCGATCCTCGGCTCAAGCCCCGCCTGTTTTGTGATCTCCACTGCCCTTCTCACATCCTCGACTGAGTGTCCTCTGCCCATCAGTTTGAGCATTCTATCGCTTCCCGATTGCGCTCCGATGACAACAGTTCTGTTATCGCATAGCTCCTTGATCAGCCTCATCGCCTCCGGTTTCACCCAATCGGGCCTGATCTCTGAG
The nucleotide sequence above comes from Candidatus Poribacteria bacterium. Encoded proteins:
- a CDS encoding DUF1343 domain-containing protein; its protein translation is MRPCFFKPAFSKYKGDLCGGAQIHIIDRRRFRPVRTVLRLLLTIKRLYPDKLVLNDHFDRLYGTESARRAIEGGDGVEIEGLIERWKGECEAFRSRIEPILLYP